In Prochlorococcus marinus CUG1435, the genomic window ATATAAACCAAAATTTTCTAGAGCTGCTTTCGCTTGTTGCGCTGCTTTTTGCTGTCTAAAATCAACTTTTACTATTACTACTGCATGATTAACTTTTAAGTTGCTTAATAATTTTGCTAGTTCAACAGTTAGTTCTACTGATCTTGCTTTTGCAGTGGTAGGCAAGAGAACTAAATCTGAACCATACGCTAAGTGTTTAAGTTCTTCTTGATCACTGCTAGCTTGCCCATCAGTTATTACGATTTCTGATGACCTTGATGCTTTAGCAGCTGAGCTGACAGGGAAAACTGGAAATGGGAGATTGCCTCTTGATGAGTAAGCTAATGCAGATCTATTCTTGTCGGCATCTACTATGCAAACTTCTTTACCTTCAGAATGCCAAACACTAGCGAGATGTATACTTGTGCAGGTTTTGGCAACTCCTCCTTTTTGCCCGCAAACAGTAATGAACAATTTTTTATTTTTATTTCTTTTACTTTGGTGAATAATTTCGGAATGTCAAGAGAAATTGATTTTTAATGATTTAAAACTTATTTTTTGAAATATTTTTAACAGGTCAATATTTTGAGATAACCTTGTAAAGTTCTTAATTTAAATAGGCTAGTGAAGAAAAGAATTGGATTAGGTACTTGGTCTTGGGGGAATAAGCTTTTTTGGAATTACAAATCTACAAAGGATGATGATTTACGTGAAACATATAATGAAGCATTAGAAAGAGGATTTGATCTAATTGATACTGCAGATTCTTACGGTACTGGGAATCTTCAGGGTAGAAGTGAATCATTGTTAGGTAAATTTTTACTAGATACTCCTTCTGAAAAGAAAAAAAGGATTCAAGTAGCAACTAAACTAGCACCTTATCCTTGGAGAATTGGGGATAAAGGTTTTAATAAACCTTTTTTAAAAAGTTTAGAAAGGCTAAAAAATAAATTAGACATAGTGCAACTGCATTGGTCAACTGCAAAATACAATCCTTGGCAAGAATTAGAACTGTTGAATAATCTTTGCGATTTAAAAGATCAAGGTTTTGATTTTCAAATTGGTTTATCAAACATAGGTCCCAAAAGGTTGAAGCAATTAATTTATTTCTTAGCAAAAAGAGATCAAAGGCCAAAAAGTGTTCAGATACAATTTTCTTTGCTTGCTCCCAATTTAAAAAAACAATATCAAGTAAAAAAAATTTGCGAAGAAAATAATATTGATTTCTTTGCTTATAGTCCTTTGTCTTTTGGAATACTTTGCATTGATCCAGATAAAGAAGAAAATAAAGAAAAAAGTTTTATTCGAAATGCTTTATTTGAAAACTATAAAAAACCAACATTTGAATTGAGGAGATGTCTAAAAAGGATTGCGAATCAAAGATCAGTTTCCCAAGCTCAAGTAGCAATTAATTGGTGTTGTTATCAAGGAACTATTCCACTCGTTGGAATGCGAAAAAAATCTCAAGTTATAGATGTATCCAATGTACTCAAGTGGAATTTAAATAAACATGAATTTAGAGAACTTCAGGAGGCTTCAAAAAATTGTTTTAAAAAAATGCCTGAAAATCCTTTTTCAAGTAATTAATTAAATTTTTAGATAGTAATATTCTTATTTTTCTTTATTTGACAACTACTATTCCAAAGTTCAGTAGGAAATTTTTTTCCAGTGAATCTAAGAACTTTTGGTTTGAGATTTATTAGCAAGTCATTTATGTTTTTATTAGGATCCATTTTGTAAGGGCGGAGTTTTTATTAAGATAAAATAATTTAAAATTAAACTTCTCAGTATTTATACTCATAAAAGAAAAAACAATCTTTTTAATACAAGCAATTGCACTAATATTTACTTGCAAGTAGATTATTTACTACAACTTCTTAGAAATTTTAAAAAGTGGAGTCCTTCCAGACTCCGTGCATCATTTGGTTGATAAGGCTGATATAACCCCATCTCCTTTAGGATCAAGCAGCAACTGGTGCTGTTTGACGGGAGAAACTAACTATTTTGTTAGCATTTGTGTTTTTGCTCTAACCGAGCCGGCTTCAGTCACCTTCCTTATGCCCCGTCGAAACCATTGCAACCCCAAAAATGGAGTTGAGCGGAATCGAACCGCTGTCCGAAACATCGGTTGAGATCACCTAGTCCAATTGGACATTTATATTCTGACAGGCAAAATGAGTATTGAATAGTTTTTTTATTAAATTTTTTCTCGTAAATGAATTTAGTTGCATCAGCTCCAGAGGGATTAGAAAAATATTTAGCTGAAGAAATTTTAAATTTAGGTGGATTTAATATTAATGTACATAAAAGATTCATTAATTTTGAATGTGATTATCCCACTTTTTATAGGGTTCATTTTTTTTCAAGATTAGCTTTTCGTTTTTATAGAGAAATTGCAACTTTTCCTTGCTATGATAAGAAATCTTTATATGAGGGTGTTAGAGATTCATTTGATTGGTTAAGATGGATCCACTGTGAAAAAACATTTAATGTTCAAGTAACTGGCAGAACATCTTCTTTGAGTCATACCCACTTTACTGCTCTTGAGGTTAAAAATTCCATAATAGATCTGCAACAGGCAGCATGGAACAAAAGATCAAATATTTCTTTAGATAATCCTGATTTTATAATTCATCTTCATTTAAATGATAATAGAGCAATTATAAGTCTCCAAAGTAGTTTAGAGAGTTTACACAAAAGAGGTTATAGACCTGCAGTTGGAAATGCTCCATTAAAAGAAAATTTAGCTTCTGGTTTGTTAAAGATGACTCAATGGAATGGCAAAGTCCCCTTAATTGATTTGATGTGCGGTTCGGGAACTTTTTTAATTGAAGCTGTTAACCAATATCTCGAAGTCCCAATAAATATTAGGCAAAAATATCTTTTTGAGAATTGGTTAGACTTTAGAAAAAATATTTATCTGAACGAGAAAAATAAAGCAAAAAATAAAATTATAAATTACGAAAAATTACCAAAA contains:
- a CDS encoding AAA family ATPase, with the protein product MFITVCGQKGGVAKTCTSIHLASVWHSEGKEVCIVDADKNRSALAYSSRGNLPFPVFPVSSAAKASRSSEIVITDGQASSDQEELKHLAYGSDLVLLPTTAKARSVELTVELAKLLSNLKVNHAVVIVKVDFRQQKAAQQAKAALENFGLYVFDTFVPLLSAFDKAEALGCAVLDAVDDLGRSDPRRMTGWSAYCSIASQIPCLISKPSSDTNKINNQQPISA
- a CDS encoding aldo/keto reductase; the encoded protein is MKKRIGLGTWSWGNKLFWNYKSTKDDDLRETYNEALERGFDLIDTADSYGTGNLQGRSESLLGKFLLDTPSEKKKRIQVATKLAPYPWRIGDKGFNKPFLKSLERLKNKLDIVQLHWSTAKYNPWQELELLNNLCDLKDQGFDFQIGLSNIGPKRLKQLIYFLAKRDQRPKSVQIQFSLLAPNLKKQYQVKKICEENNIDFFAYSPLSFGILCIDPDKEENKEKSFIRNALFENYKKPTFELRRCLKRIANQRSVSQAQVAINWCCYQGTIPLVGMRKKSQVIDVSNVLKWNLNKHEFRELQEASKNCFKKMPENPFSSN
- a CDS encoding class I SAM-dependent RNA methyltransferase gives rise to the protein MNLVASAPEGLEKYLAEEILNLGGFNINVHKRFINFECDYPTFYRVHFFSRLAFRFYREIATFPCYDKKSLYEGVRDSFDWLRWIHCEKTFNVQVTGRTSSLSHTHFTALEVKNSIIDLQQAAWNKRSNISLDNPDFIIHLHLNDNRAIISLQSSLESLHKRGYRPAVGNAPLKENLASGLLKMTQWNGKVPLIDLMCGSGTFLIEAVNQYLEVPINIRQKYLFENWLDFRKNIYLNEKNKAKNKIINYEKLPKIVGCEISKKVYKEAQVNISMANLKNYIEIINNDFLELQLKFTPGIIICNPPYGKKLGDENELISLYEDIGIFLKKNFSGWEFWLLSGNPKLTKHLKMKSSVKIPVSNGGIDCRWIKYLIR